ATTTAATATACTCGACATCTAAAGCATTTCAATATAAAAGAAATTCTTACTAAGTAACACGATGTTTCCCAATGTTTTCTTTGTAATAGCTGTTTTGCTTGGTGAATCTTGAGAATCTCCTATAAGGAATTCAATGGCAATTTCTTTATTTTAAAATCAACTCTTCTGCCGTGCCGAATGTTTCGTAGCTGGAGGTAATCACTTTTTCTCCCGTCTCGAGTCCGCTCGTCACTTCGTAATAGTTGGGGTTTTGCCGCCCAATGGTAATTTTGCGTTTTACAGCTTTGTTCCCCTCTGCGGTAACGACGAATATCCATTGCCCGCCAGTGGTCTGATAGAACGGCCCGCGTGGTATCAAGACCGCTTCTACCGGTTGTCCGAGTTGCAGGCTGATGTAATAGGTCTGCCCGGCACGGATGTTGTCGGGACGTTCGCCCTCGAACATAAATTCTGTTCTGAACTGCTTGTCACGCACTTCGGGGAATACCTTGCGCACGCGCAGCGCGAAGTTTCTATCCTGCCGTTCAAATGTGGCATCCAGCCCGTTCCTTACACGGTCGATATAGTGTTCGTCGATCAAGGCTTCCACCTTGTAGTCGGACAATACACTGATCTGCCCGATGCGTCCTCCGGTAGGAATATTTTGTCCGATCTCTACATCCAGCAAGCCTAACTGCCCATCCACCGGTGCTTTGATATTCAGGTTCTCGCTCCGCTGATGTATCAGCATCAGGTTCTGGCGCATATTGTGCAGGCTCTCCTCCATCTGGTCGATTTGCACACTGCGATAAATAGAATCTTGCTTCTGGCGTTCTACAACCAATTGCCGCCCATCCACGGCAAATTCGTAATCCTCTTTTGCCTGCAGGTACTCTTCCTTGGAAGTTAACTCCTCTTCATACAGTTTTTGGTACTGTGCATACTTGCGTTGTTTGCGGGTAACATCTAGATCAAGTTGTAATTTTTCCTTTTTCAGCGTCAGCTTGTCCTGCTCCATCGCTACCTGTGTGTTGCGCAGGAAGTTCTGCTTTTCGGCCAGTTGCGCTTCGCTGTCCAATATGTTTAGGCTCAGCATCGAATTGCTCAGCCGGACGATGATATCGCCTTTTTTCACTCCGGCACCTTCTTCCACCAGTTTCGCTTCCACCATGCCGCCCTCGATGGCACTCAGTTGTATGGTGCTTATGGGTTGTACCTGTCCGCTGACGCGTATGTAATCATTAAATTCGCCGCGGGTTGCGGATTGAATAGAGATACGGTTGGCCTCCACATTCAGTTTTGATGCGTGATTGCCGAAGATCAGCCATACAATAACCGTCGCAAATATTGCCCCGCCAATGATGAAGGGAATATGTTTCTTTTTCAATCCTTTTTTCTTCTCAATTAAGATGTCCGTCATATCGTTTACTGATTTATTGATTTTACTGATTCATTTCATTGTCCCATCATCTCTCCACCTTCTACGAAAGACTCTCCCATGTAATAGCGCACCAGACGCGCTTTTAACCGGTAATGCAATTCGGCGTTCAGCTCTTCGGCTTTTGCCTCTACTACGCGATTGGCGCTGGTATGCAGTTCGAGTGAGCTGATCAATCCTTCTTCATATTTCCTCTGGTTTGCTTCGTGTGCGGTTTCCATCGCTTCCCGCTGTTTCACCGCCTGCAAGTAAGCGTCTGCCTGCCCGTTCATGTCCGCCACCGCTTGCTCGATCTCGCTATAGAGCGCGCGGAGTGTTTCCTGAAACTCGTTTTTGGCAATGACCACCTGTGCTTTGCTCCGTTTGTAGGTGGTCGATTTTGAGAAACCGTTGAACAGGGGGACGGACAACGTAAATCCGACATAGGTTCCCCGTTTATTTCTAAGCTGTTCGTAGAACGTGGCATAATCGCTTCCGTCGAGGTATCTTACAAACCCTGTGGACAGACCCGCTTCCATCGAGATGACAGGGGAAAAACCGGCGATGGCGGAACGCCGATTCATCTCTTGCACCTTCAGGGTCGACTCGGCGGACAACGCTTTTGGGTTGATTGTTTTGGCCGTTTCATAAATCGCCGGAACCGACTCGCTCGATTTGACTATCAATTCGACGGCCTGTTTATCGGTGATATCCAGTTCTTCATCCACCGGAAAATTCATTTTTTCCTTGAGCAGAATAATGCCGATGGTGAGCAGATTTTTTTGCCGCGTAAGATTGTAGATGTCGGCTGCTTCTTTGGCCGCCATTTCCGCCACGTCGGGTTTGGCTTTCATGCCCAGCTCTTCCATCCGTTTTGCCTGCTTCATGTTATTGGCGCTCTCTTCCGCCTGTTCTTGCGCCAACTGGACCATCCGCTTATGGTAGAGCACGTTGAAATACGCTTCCATCGTGTCGTAAGCCACCATCTCCCGTTCTTGTTCCAACTGCTGTTTCCCCGCAAGCTTATTCGCTTTCTGCATTTTTATCCTGTAGATATTGGAGAAGCCGTCGAAGATCGTTAAGTTGGAATAGACGGAGTAGGAATTACTGAATGAGTTAATATTGGTGTAGGTGTTTGTTTCGGAGTCCACCCCGCGGCCGAAATTGAAATAAGCATTCGTACTTACGTTCAGCGAGGGGATGAGTCTGCCGATGGCATTCATGTAATCCTGCTGGTAAATGGTGTTCTGCGCTTTCTGCTTGTTGACTTTCGGACTGTTTTCTACCGCGTATCGTATGCAGTCGTCCAGTGCCCATCGTTTTTCCTGCGCCTTTAAAGTTGCGCCCGCAACGAATAATAACAGTAACAGAGATAAGAATCGATTCATATTTTCAGTTCATTTACATTAGACTATTTGAGTCGCCCTTGCTCCTCTATTTTCAATTCTTGTAACGACAGAAGGCATGTAAACTTGCCTTCTGTTCGGATTGCTTAACGAAATAGTTCATTTTGAGAAAACAGGAACCAATACTGTGCCAAGAATATTAAGTCTTTGTTAATCAAATAATTATATTTACCGATCATAATTCAAGTTGTAAAATTATTTTACAATGGTGTTGATAATTTGACAATATTTTGGTTACATTTGTATCCGGGAATGCAGTTAAGATGCAGATTCTTGTTAAAATAAAAACAAGAAGTAAGAAATTCTGAATTCTTACTTCTTTATTTTCTACTTCTTCGTTCTAAAAAATTCCATACGCCGAATAAAATAACCGTATATAAGATGAATCAAGGACGTATTCTTGTCGTCGACGACAACAAAAATGTACTCAGCGCACTTAAAATTTTACTGAATGCCCATTTCGAGGAGGTAATCCTGCTCTCTTCACCCAACACATTGTTAGCAATGGTGAGGGAAAAGAGTCCCGATGTGGTGTTGCTTGATATGAACTAT
This genomic stretch from Candidatus Hydrogenedentota bacterium harbors:
- a CDS encoding HlyD family efflux transporter periplasmic adaptor subunit encodes the protein MTDILIEKKKGLKKKHIPFIIGGAIFATVIVWLIFGNHASKLNVEANRISIQSATRGEFNDYIRVSGQVQPISTIQLSAIEGGMVEAKLVEEGAGVKKGDIIVRLSNSMLSLNILDSEAQLAEKQNFLRNTQVAMEQDKLTLKKEKLQLDLDVTRKQRKYAQYQKLYEEELTSKEEYLQAKEDYEFAVDGRQLVVERQKQDSIYRSVQIDQMEESLHNMRQNLMLIHQRSENLNIKAPVDGQLGLLDVEIGQNIPTGGRIGQISVLSDYKVEALIDEHYIDRVRNGLDATFERQDRNFALRVRKVFPEVRDKQFRTEFMFEGERPDNIRAGQTYYISLQLGQPVEAVLIPRGPFYQTTGGQWIFVVTAEGNKAVKRKITIGRQNPNYYEVTSGLETGEKVITSSYETFGTAEELILK
- a CDS encoding TolC family protein; amino-acid sequence: MNRFLSLLLLLFVAGATLKAQEKRWALDDCIRYAVENSPKVNKQKAQNTIYQQDYMNAIGRLIPSLNVSTNAYFNFGRGVDSETNTYTNINSFSNSYSVYSNLTIFDGFSNIYRIKMQKANKLAGKQQLEQEREMVAYDTMEAYFNVLYHKRMVQLAQEQAEESANNMKQAKRMEELGMKAKPDVAEMAAKEAADIYNLTRQKNLLTIGIILLKEKMNFPVDEELDITDKQAVELIVKSSESVPAIYETAKTINPKALSAESTLKVQEMNRRSAIAGFSPVISMEAGLSTGFVRYLDGSDYATFYEQLRNKRGTYVGFTLSVPLFNGFSKSTTYKRSKAQVVIAKNEFQETLRALYSEIEQAVADMNGQADAYLQAVKQREAMETAHEANQRKYEEGLISSLELHTSANRVVEAKAEELNAELHYRLKARLVRYYMGESFVEGGEMMGQ